The following are from one region of the Amedibacterium intestinale genome:
- the thiE gene encoding thiamine phosphate synthase, translated as MKCDKKDLLLYAVTDRNWLHGETLYEQVEKALKGGATFVQLREKQLDQEHFLEEAKEIKKLCKQYHVPFVINDNVEIAVLMDADGVHVGQSDMEAGNVRKMLGDDKIIGVSAQTVEQAVLAQQRGADYLGVGAVFPTGSKDDADDVSHETLKAICEAVQIPVIAIGGISKNNVMELAGSGICGIAVISAIFAQSDIEHAASELKILTEKMVNND; from the coding sequence ATGAAGTGCGATAAAAAAGATTTGCTGCTTTATGCAGTAACGGATAGAAATTGGTTACATGGAGAAACACTTTATGAACAGGTTGAAAAGGCATTAAAAGGTGGAGCAACTTTTGTTCAGTTAAGAGAAAAACAGTTAGATCAAGAACATTTTCTAGAAGAAGCAAAAGAAATCAAAAAACTATGTAAACAGTATCATGTCCCCTTTGTCATCAATGATAATGTTGAAATAGCAGTTTTGATGGATGCGGATGGTGTCCATGTGGGACAAAGCGACATGGAAGCAGGAAATGTCCGTAAAATGCTAGGAGATGACAAGATTATTGGTGTTTCTGCACAAACAGTGGAACAGGCAGTTCTTGCACAACAAAGAGGTGCAGATTATCTTGGAGTAGGAGCAGTATTTCCAACTGGTTCAAAAGATGATGCTGACGATGTGAGCCATGAAACCCTTAAAGCCATATGTGAAGCAGTACAGATACCTGTTATTGCCATTGGAGGTATTTCTAAAAACAACGTGATGGAACTTGCAGGAAGTGGAATCTGTGGTATTGCTGTAATCAGTGCTATTTTTGCACAGTCAGATATTGAACATGCTGCAAGTGAATTAAAAATTCTGACAGAAAAAATGGTGAACAATGATTAA
- a CDS encoding shikimate kinase: MRYGLIGEKLGHSFSKEIHEKIADYTYDLIPLTKHEFHTFMKQKDFAAINVTIPYKKDVIPYLDEMDMQAKSIGAVNTIVNKNGKLIGHNTDFDGFLYMVRHHNIHMKDKKVLIIGNGGAAQAVKAVVKHEQAKEMIIVDIIKTEDTITYDECYALHSDAQIIINTSPVGMFPSIDASPLHLEYFKQCEALLDVIYNPILTKLAFAAQELGIKRVNGLEMLVAQAKYAVEHFLDTKIDDDIIDKIYKELLMKECNIILIGMPSAGKTTIGKMLEQRMDKKFIDLDDVIVEKAGMTIPEIFDLFGEEGFRHLETLVAKELSAMHNMIIATGGGTIKNKENMDALRLNGIIIFIDRDINKLMTSDPNRPLLKNEDALKSLHKERYPLYQKYASMVVMNNEAIEQTIEDVIHAYQSIILEAVEI, from the coding sequence ATGAGATATGGTCTTATTGGAGAAAAGCTGGGACATAGCTTTTCCAAAGAAATTCATGAAAAAATTGCAGATTACACATACGATTTAATTCCATTAACTAAGCATGAGTTTCATACCTTTATGAAACAAAAAGATTTTGCGGCCATCAATGTCACGATTCCCTATAAAAAAGATGTCATTCCCTATTTAGACGAAATGGACATGCAGGCAAAATCGATTGGGGCTGTTAATACGATTGTGAATAAGAATGGAAAATTAATTGGACATAACACAGATTTTGATGGTTTCCTGTATATGGTTCGCCACCATAACATCCATATGAAAGATAAAAAAGTTTTGATCATCGGCAATGGCGGTGCTGCTCAGGCTGTCAAAGCGGTTGTAAAGCATGAACAGGCAAAAGAAATGATCATTGTTGATATCATAAAAACGGAAGATACGATTACCTATGATGAATGTTATGCTTTGCACAGTGATGCACAAATCATCATCAACACTTCCCCGGTTGGCATGTTTCCATCCATTGATGCCAGTCCGCTTCATCTGGAATATTTTAAACAGTGTGAAGCACTGCTTGATGTCATATACAACCCTATTCTTACAAAACTGGCATTTGCAGCACAAGAACTAGGTATCAAACGTGTAAATGGATTAGAGATGCTGGTTGCACAGGCAAAATATGCCGTTGAACATTTCCTGGATACAAAAATCGATGATGATATCATTGATAAAATTTACAAAGAATTGCTGATGAAGGAATGTAACATTATCTTAATTGGCATGCCAAGTGCAGGAAAAACAACGATTGGAAAAATGCTGGAACAAAGAATGGATAAAAAGTTTATTGATTTAGATGATGTCATTGTTGAAAAAGCAGGAATGACAATTCCTGAAATTTTTGATTTATTTGGTGAAGAAGGATTTCGACACCTGGAAACACTTGTCGCAAAAGAATTAAGTGCCATGCATAACATGATCATTGCGACTGGCGGTGGGACAATCAAAAACAAAGAAAATATGGATGCACTTCGATTAAATGGTATTATTATCTTTATTGATCGGGATATCAACAAACTTATGACAAGTGATCCTAATCGTCCTTTATTAAAAAATGAAGATGCATTAAAGTCTTTACATAAAGAACGCTATCCGCTTTATCAAAAATATGCAAGCATGGTTGTGATGAACAATGAAGCAATTGAACAAACCATAGAAGATGTGATACATGCCTATCAATCCATCATCTTGGAAGCTGTAGAAATATAA
- a CDS encoding HAD family hydrolase gives MIKGAIFDVDGTLLDSMAIWEEAGKRYLERLHIKAEPGLSNILFPMSLEEGASYLKETYEISLKEEEIVKGILEVVKDYYFYEAPLKPGAESFLKEMSQKKISMVIATSSEKSHIEAAFHRLNIDQYFSKIITCSEVGAGKSKPDIYLKAQEFLNFKPEEIYVFEDVLHAVQTAKKAGFKTVGIYDTSSEKDWETIKKTADIFLEDLHDFSSFWKQIS, from the coding sequence ATGATTAAGGGTGCAATTTTTGATGTTGATGGAACGCTTTTAGATTCTATGGCTATTTGGGAAGAAGCAGGAAAGCGGTATTTAGAGCGTTTGCATATAAAGGCAGAACCAGGATTAAGCAATATTCTTTTTCCTATGAGTTTGGAAGAAGGAGCGTCTTATTTAAAAGAAACATATGAAATTTCGTTAAAAGAAGAAGAAATTGTAAAAGGAATACTGGAAGTTGTAAAAGATTATTACTTTTATGAAGCACCTTTGAAACCAGGTGCAGAAAGTTTTCTAAAAGAAATGTCTCAGAAAAAAATTTCTATGGTCATTGCGACATCTAGTGAAAAAAGCCATATTGAAGCTGCATTTCATAGATTAAACATTGATCAGTATTTTTCAAAGATAATTACTTGCAGTGAAGTGGGAGCAGGCAAAAGCAAACCGGATATTTATCTAAAAGCGCAAGAATTCTTAAATTTCAAGCCAGAAGAAATTTATGTTTTTGAAGATGTACTGCATGCAGTACAAACAGCAAAAAAAGCTGGATTTAAAACGGTAGGTATTTATGATACATCCAGTGAAAAAGATTGGGAAACAATCAAAAAAACAGCAGATATCTTTTTGGAAGATTTACATGATTTTTCATCTTTTTGGAAACAGATATCCTAG
- a CDS encoding MFS transporter: MNKKYYPSAFILYLNFFIHGIGASILSQYKADLAIQWNCSAEQVLLVIAAMGLGRLITLPFSGPLSDKLGRRISTLIGILSYAVYFVGVVYAPNMYLAYIAAIIGGAANSFLDTGVIPACVEILKPNSGLATLCTKLGISLGQLVLPYMILFVADNNMSFRTLFILMAVCIAIIGVLVVKLPLPKDEKEEGKEEGFFEKLKHAKFTPESIALILIGFTCTSTFQLWLNCNQELGKMAGMTNPQTIQTYYATGTILAVLLTAVLVKKIKQVRFLAVYPLCALLSLVAVYFVQTPLMCQVVGFLMGFFAAGGVLQLATATVNDLFPQIKGTITSIIMIASSLANYLILSLASVVSAGSGPLGVVILNIVITGLGVILAIFVNMRFNKLIEKV, translated from the coding sequence ATGAATAAAAAATATTATCCAAGTGCATTTATATTATATTTAAACTTTTTTATCCATGGGATTGGGGCATCCATTCTAAGCCAATATAAAGCAGATTTAGCAATTCAGTGGAACTGTAGTGCAGAACAGGTTTTATTAGTAATTGCCGCAATGGGGCTGGGACGTTTGATTACACTTCCTTTCTCTGGTCCTTTATCCGATAAGCTGGGAAGAAGAATATCAACTCTTATAGGAATCCTATCTTATGCAGTATATTTTGTAGGAGTTGTTTATGCACCAAATATGTATTTGGCATATATTGCCGCAATCATTGGAGGAGCTGCAAACTCATTCTTAGATACAGGGGTTATTCCTGCTTGTGTTGAAATTTTAAAGCCAAACAGCGGACTAGCTACTTTGTGTACGAAATTAGGAATTTCTTTGGGACAGCTTGTGCTGCCATATATGATTTTATTTGTTGCGGACAACAATATGTCATTTAGAACTTTGTTTATTTTGATGGCTGTATGCATTGCGATTATCGGTGTGCTTGTTGTAAAACTTCCACTTCCAAAAGATGAAAAAGAAGAAGGAAAAGAAGAAGGTTTCTTTGAAAAATTAAAACACGCTAAATTTACTCCAGAAAGCATTGCATTGATCTTGATTGGGTTCACTTGTACATCAACTTTCCAGTTATGGTTAAACTGTAATCAGGAATTGGGAAAAATGGCTGGAATGACAAATCCGCAAACCATTCAGACATACTATGCTACAGGTACAATTTTAGCTGTATTGCTTACTGCAGTCTTAGTTAAAAAGATCAAGCAGGTACGCTTTCTTGCAGTCTATCCATTATGTGCATTATTATCATTAGTTGCAGTGTATTTTGTACAAACACCTCTTATGTGTCAAGTCGTAGGATTCTTAATGGGATTTTTTGCAGCTGGAGGAGTGCTGCAGCTTGCAACCGCAACTGTAAATGACTTATTCCCGCAAATCAAAGGAACGATCACAAGTATTATTATGATTGCTTCTTCTTTAGCGAATTATCTAATCTTATCTTTAGCTTCTGTAGTAAGTGCTGGAAGTGGTCCTTTAGGTGTTGTGATATTGAATATCGTTATTACAGGTTTGGGTGTTATTTTGGCAATATTTGTTAATATGCGTTTTAATAAACTCATTGAAAAAGTTTAA
- the thiD gene encoding bifunctional hydroxymethylpyrimidine kinase/phosphomethylpyrimidine kinase, translated as MKTALTIAGSDSSGGAGIQADIKTMIANGVYAMSAITALTAQNTTGVSDIMEVTPDFLKGQLDSVFTDIYPDAVKIGMVSSSSLIIAIAEKLKEYKAKNIVVDPVMVATSGSKLICNDAIETLKKSLFPLATVLTPNIPEAEVLAEIQIKNEEDMKNAARMIGDTYHCAVLCKGGHKINDANDLLYVEGNYHWFKGKRIDNSNTHGTGCTLSSAIASNLAKGYDLEISVERAKAYISGALAAMLNLGKGSGPMDHGFDIHSEFAKEAKAS; from the coding sequence ATGAAAACAGCATTAACAATTGCTGGAAGTGATTCCAGTGGAGGCGCTGGTATTCAGGCAGATATTAAAACGATGATTGCTAATGGAGTATATGCTATGAGTGCGATTACTGCATTAACTGCGCAGAATACTACAGGTGTAAGTGATATTATGGAGGTTACTCCTGATTTTTTAAAAGGACAGTTAGATAGCGTATTTACTGATATTTATCCTGATGCAGTAAAAATAGGAATGGTATCCTCAAGTTCTTTGATTATTGCTATAGCAGAAAAATTAAAAGAATATAAAGCAAAGAATATTGTTGTGGATCCAGTAATGGTAGCAACAAGTGGTTCTAAATTAATCTGTAATGATGCCATTGAAACGCTTAAAAAGAGTTTGTTTCCACTGGCTACTGTTTTAACACCAAACATTCCAGAAGCTGAAGTATTGGCAGAAATACAAATCAAAAATGAAGAAGATATGAAAAATGCAGCTAGAATGATAGGAGATACTTATCATTGTGCAGTTTTATGCAAAGGTGGCCATAAAATCAATGATGCGAATGATTTGCTTTATGTTGAAGGTAATTACCACTGGTTTAAAGGAAAAAGAATTGATAATTCGAATACCCATGGTACAGGCTGTACTTTATCCAGTGCGATTGCTTCTAATTTAGCAAAAGGGTATGATTTAGAAATCTCGGTAGAAAGAGCAAAAGCCTATATATCAGGTGCTCTTGCAGCAATGCTGAATTTGGGAAAAGGAAGTGGTCCCATGGATCATGGATTTGACATACATAGTGAATTTGCAAAGGAGGCAAAAGCATCATGA
- a CDS encoding oxidoreductase produces MNKYKKLFSPITVKNVTIPNRVVMTPMGTNFGEQNGEMSFLHIDYYEQRAMGGAGLLIVENACVDYPGGSNGTTQLRIDHDNYMPRLYKLCEEVHKHGTKIAIQLNHAGASALEERIGMQPVSAGNLPNKKGGKTPRPLKTEEIYEIVKKYGKAAKRAQIIGFDAVEIHAGHSYLISQFLSPLTNNREDEFGGSAQNRARFAKLVIEEVRKQVGPMFPILVRISADEFLKGGNTLEDTLELLTYFQEEVDILDVSAGLVDSIHYQIDANYLKDGWKSYLAKAIREKFNKPVITCGNIRDPKVAEEILESEDADFVGLGRQLIADPNWPNKAKYGKEDEIRKCISCNIGCSGHRIGLNRPIRCTVNPSVNIGDGYKEKNIKKPCNVVVIGGGSAGLEAACTAAEVGCTTFLIEKEKELGGLSVAISKIPEKKRLHDFPAYLIHRAEKLRNLIALTETQANVKLLRMLKPDIIINASGSTPLLPPIKGLKENIDKDETKVKGILGMISHIDSYPEDCTGKKVVVVGGGAVGLDVVEFFANRNAEVSIVEMQPVVGKDLDVVTKIGTYDMLEKHHVNVLTETALQEVGDTYFMVKRAENIERLDFDYGFVCLGMRSYAPHLSEIEEAFAQEDVEIINIGDSVRARRIIDGVSEGRNIINILKRKEFM; encoded by the coding sequence ATGAATAAGTATAAAAAGTTATTTTCGCCAATTACCGTAAAAAATGTAACGATTCCAAATCGTGTCGTAATGACACCGATGGGAACAAACTTTGGTGAACAAAATGGGGAAATGAGTTTTCTTCATATCGACTACTATGAACAGCGAGCTATGGGTGGAGCTGGTCTTTTGATCGTAGAAAATGCTTGTGTGGACTATCCAGGCGGTTCCAATGGGACAACACAATTGAGAATCGATCATGACAACTACATGCCTAGATTATACAAATTGTGTGAAGAAGTGCATAAACATGGTACAAAAATTGCGATTCAGTTAAATCATGCCGGAGCCAGTGCATTAGAAGAACGTATTGGTATGCAGCCGGTTTCCGCTGGAAATCTTCCAAATAAAAAAGGAGGAAAAACACCACGTCCTTTAAAAACGGAAGAAATTTATGAAATCGTAAAAAAATATGGAAAAGCTGCAAAACGTGCACAAATCATCGGATTTGATGCTGTTGAAATTCACGCAGGACATTCTTATTTGATTTCACAGTTTTTATCGCCGCTAACCAATAATCGTGAGGATGAATTTGGTGGAAGTGCACAAAATCGTGCACGCTTTGCTAAACTGGTTATTGAAGAAGTACGTAAACAGGTAGGACCAATGTTTCCTATCTTGGTTAGAATTTCTGCAGATGAATTTTTGAAAGGTGGAAATACACTAGAGGATACATTGGAACTATTGACGTATTTCCAGGAAGAAGTGGATATTCTTGATGTATCGGCAGGTTTGGTAGATTCTATTCATTACCAGATTGATGCAAACTACTTAAAAGATGGCTGGAAATCTTATCTGGCAAAGGCAATAAGAGAAAAATTCAATAAACCTGTCATTACTTGCGGAAATATCCGAGATCCTAAAGTTGCGGAAGAAATTCTTGAAAGTGAAGATGCAGATTTTGTAGGTTTGGGTAGACAGCTGATTGCGGATCCTAATTGGCCAAACAAAGCGAAATATGGAAAAGAAGATGAAATTCGTAAATGTATTTCCTGTAATATTGGATGCAGTGGACATCGTATTGGCTTAAATCGTCCAATTCGCTGTACGGTAAATCCAAGTGTTAATATTGGAGATGGATATAAAGAAAAAAATATAAAGAAACCATGCAATGTGGTTGTTATCGGTGGAGGCAGTGCAGGTTTGGAAGCAGCATGTACTGCAGCAGAAGTTGGATGTACGACTTTCTTGATTGAAAAAGAAAAGGAACTTGGTGGATTAAGTGTCGCAATTTCTAAGATTCCAGAAAAGAAACGTCTGCATGATTTCCCTGCATATTTAATTCATCGTGCAGAAAAACTTCGAAATCTAATTGCCCTAACAGAAACGCAGGCCAATGTAAAACTGCTGCGTATGTTAAAACCTGATATTATTATAAATGCAAGTGGGTCTACACCTTTATTACCGCCAATTAAGGGGTTAAAGGAAAATATTGATAAAGATGAAACAAAAGTAAAAGGTATTTTAGGAATGATTTCACACATTGATTCTTATCCAGAAGACTGCACAGGTAAAAAAGTCGTAGTTGTAGGCGGTGGCGCTGTTGGACTTGATGTGGTAGAATTTTTCGCAAATCGAAATGCAGAGGTAAGTATTGTAGAAATGCAGCCGGTTGTTGGAAAAGATTTGGATGTCGTCACAAAAATTGGAACTTATGATATGCTGGAAAAACATCATGTAAATGTATTAACGGAAACAGCTTTGCAGGAAGTTGGAGATACATATTTCATGGTAAAACGTGCAGAGAACATAGAACGTTTAGATTTTGACTATGGTTTTGTATGCCTTGGAATGCGTTCTTATGCACCTCATCTATCTGAAATTGAAGAGGCTTTTGCACAGGAAGATGTAGAAATCATCAATATTGGTGACAGTGTAAGAGCTCGCCGTATCATTGATGGGGTTAGTGAAGGACGAAATATCATTAATATTTTAAAACGTAAAGAATTTATGTAA
- a CDS encoding TRAP transporter small permease, which yields MKFFHWLDENLEETLLVLFLSCMTLVMGVQVFCRYLLNFSLSWSEEITRYLFIWSAFISISYCIKKWISIKIDQIIKLFPKNIYVVFQLLLNLILFLLFITLSYYAVFYLLDSIESGQVSPACHLPMYFVQSAPLAGFVLASIRAFQQILLDISNILHIFIQRRKEKVQ from the coding sequence ATGAAGTTTTTTCACTGGTTAGATGAAAATTTGGAAGAAACTCTGTTAGTTCTATTTTTGTCCTGCATGACACTTGTTATGGGAGTTCAGGTTTTCTGTCGTTATCTTCTTAATTTTTCTTTGAGCTGGTCAGAAGAAATCACAAGATATTTATTTATCTGGTCTGCTTTTATAAGCATTAGCTATTGTATAAAAAAATGGATTTCGATTAAAATTGATCAAATCATCAAGTTGTTTCCAAAAAATATATACGTCGTATTTCAACTGCTTTTAAATCTTATTTTATTTCTGCTTTTTATCACTTTATCTTACTATGCCGTTTTCTATTTGCTGGACAGTATAGAAAGTGGGCAGGTAAGTCCTGCATGTCATTTACCGATGTATTTCGTACAAAGTGCACCGCTTGCTGGCTTTGTACTTGCATCTATTCGTGCTTTTCAGCAAATTTTACTGGATATTTCTAATATTCTGCATATTTTCATACAAAGAAGAAAGGAGAAAGTACAATGA
- a CDS encoding LysR family transcriptional regulator → MNLNYLYYFKVLAETEHYTHAATLLKITQPSLSHAIHCLEEELNAYLFGKQGRNIKLTKYGKIFYNYINEGLLQIEKGQSVLQSITSPKNGQIDLGFIYTLGARFVPQLLKSFLSIEENKNVHFSLNQGTTSQLIQGLKEEKYDIVLCSHVHNEKEIHFLPVVKENLVVIVPNNHPYANRKEIDLSLLKEEKFVYYSKSSGIRPLLDSLFEKVNIEPHIACEVEEDSAVMGLVGINYGIAIVPDIPLIDTFPIHKLKIINPSYERYIYLATMKNRYLPPAVHTFCNFLIQNATVNNIE, encoded by the coding sequence ATGAATTTAAACTATTTATATTATTTTAAAGTCCTTGCGGAAACGGAACACTATACACATGCGGCAACCCTTTTAAAGATTACACAGCCTTCCCTTTCACATGCGATACATTGTTTAGAAGAAGAGTTAAATGCTTATTTATTTGGAAAACAAGGTCGCAATATCAAACTTACAAAGTATGGGAAAATCTTTTATAATTATATCAATGAAGGACTTCTGCAAATCGAAAAAGGACAAAGCGTGTTACAGTCTATAACTTCTCCAAAAAACGGACAAATTGATTTAGGGTTTATTTATACTTTAGGAGCACGATTTGTTCCTCAGTTATTAAAAAGCTTTTTATCCATAGAAGAAAACAAAAATGTCCATTTTTCTTTAAATCAAGGTACGACATCACAGCTGATTCAAGGGCTAAAAGAAGAAAAGTATGACATTGTTCTTTGTTCGCATGTACATAACGAAAAAGAAATCCACTTTCTTCCTGTCGTAAAAGAAAACCTTGTTGTCATTGTCCCAAACAACCATCCATATGCCAATCGAAAAGAAATTGATTTATCTCTTCTAAAAGAAGAAAAATTTGTATATTACTCAAAAAGCAGTGGAATTCGCCCCTTATTAGATTCCTTATTTGAAAAGGTAAATATAGAACCGCATATTGCCTGTGAGGTAGAAGAAGACAGTGCTGTCATGGGGCTGGTAGGTATCAATTATGGCATTGCCATCGTTCCCGATATTCCTTTAATCGATACTTTCCCTATACATAAATTAAAAATTATAAATCCCTCTTATGAGCGCTACATATATCTGGCAACTATGAAAAATCGCTATCTTCCCCCTGCTGTTCATACGTTTTGTAATTTTTTGATTCAAAATGCAACTGTAAATAATATAGAATAG
- the aroF gene encoding 3-deoxy-7-phosphoheptulonate synthase, with the protein MIITLKKDAKQEETEKLLRSLENKGLSVNMIQGDTFNVFGLVGDTSKLDERLIKAHPFVENVQRIAAPYKLANRMFHPQDTIIDVNGIHIGGKEPIVVIGGPCSVESEEMIERIAYKVKEAGACMLRGGAYKPRTSPYAFQGMGTQGILAMEKAGKKTGLPIVSELMSADKLDEFIEHVDVIQIGARNMQNFDLLKAVGKTKKPILLKRGLANTIEEWIMAAEYILSEGNPNVIFCERGIRTFEPYTRNTLDLSVIPIIKEKTHLPIIIDPSHATGDWKLVESASLAAIAAGADGLIIEVHDDPENAMSDGVQSLLPEKFDALVEKGRKIAKVMGRSI; encoded by the coding sequence ATGATTATTACATTAAAAAAAGACGCAAAACAGGAAGAAACAGAAAAACTGCTAAGAAGTCTTGAAAACAAAGGACTTTCTGTCAATATGATACAAGGGGATACCTTTAATGTTTTCGGTCTTGTCGGTGATACCTCAAAACTAGATGAACGGCTTATAAAAGCACACCCATTTGTAGAAAATGTACAACGAATTGCGGCACCTTATAAACTTGCGAACCGTATGTTTCATCCACAAGATACCATCATAGATGTAAATGGTATTCACATTGGCGGGAAAGAACCAATCGTTGTCATTGGAGGACCTTGCAGTGTAGAAAGTGAAGAAATGATTGAACGTATCGCATACAAAGTAAAAGAGGCAGGTGCGTGTATGCTTCGTGGTGGTGCCTACAAGCCAAGAACTTCCCCTTATGCTTTTCAAGGCATGGGAACACAAGGGATTCTCGCCATGGAAAAAGCAGGTAAAAAAACTGGACTTCCTATCGTTAGTGAACTTATGAGTGCAGATAAGCTGGATGAATTCATCGAACATGTCGATGTCATTCAAATTGGTGCTCGCAATATGCAAAACTTTGACTTGTTAAAGGCTGTTGGAAAAACAAAGAAACCAATCCTTTTAAAAAGAGGACTTGCCAACACAATTGAAGAATGGATCATGGCAGCAGAATACATCCTGTCAGAAGGAAATCCAAATGTTATCTTCTGTGAGCGAGGCATACGAACCTTTGAACCGTATACAAGAAATACATTAGATCTTAGTGTCATTCCTATCATCAAAGAAAAAACACACCTGCCGATCATCATAGATCCAAGCCATGCCACCGGAGACTGGAAACTGGTAGAATCTGCCTCTTTGGCAGCTATCGCAGCAGGTGCAGATGGACTTATTATTGAGGTTCATGATGATCCAGAAAATGCGATGAGTGATGGTGTACAAAGTTTACTTCCAGAAAAATTTGATGCATTAGTAGAAAAAGGAAGAAAGATAGCGAAAGTCATGGGACGTTCAATTTAA
- a CDS encoding shikimate dehydrogenase, translating to MAERITGHTELIGLIATPIRHSKSPTMHNEAFAKLGLDYAYLAFEVGTEQLEDAVKGFKALGVRGYNVSMPNKTVIGKYLDKLSPAAELCGAVNTVVNDNGVLTGNITDGIGYMRSLKDKGFDVIGKKMTIVGAGGAATAIEIQAALDGVKEISIFNRKDEFWDRAVQNVKNINEKTNCKATLFDLDDKEALRREIADSYLFANATGVGMKPLEGQMVIPDASYLRPNLIVTDVVYMPTKTKLLEVAEEVGCPCMNGLGMMLYQGAAAFKMWTGEDMPIAYMKEILHIED from the coding sequence ATGGCAGAAAGAATTACAGGACACACAGAATTGATTGGATTGATCGCAACACCAATTCGTCATTCAAAATCACCTACGATGCATAATGAAGCATTTGCGAAACTTGGTTTGGATTATGCTTACCTTGCATTTGAGGTTGGTACAGAACAGCTGGAAGATGCAGTAAAAGGATTTAAGGCATTGGGAGTACGTGGATATAATGTATCTATGCCAAACAAAACCGTTATTGGAAAGTATTTAGATAAATTATCTCCTGCAGCAGAATTGTGCGGTGCAGTAAATACAGTCGTAAATGACAATGGCGTGTTGACTGGCAATATTACAGATGGTATTGGATACATGAGATCTTTGAAAGATAAAGGATTTGATGTCATTGGAAAGAAAATGACAATTGTCGGTGCTGGTGGTGCTGCAACTGCAATTGAAATCCAAGCTGCCTTAGATGGCGTAAAAGAAATTTCCATTTTCAATCGCAAAGATGAATTCTGGGATAGAGCTGTACAAAATGTAAAAAATATCAATGAAAAAACAAACTGTAAGGCAACATTATTTGATTTGGATGACAAAGAAGCATTACGTCGTGAAATCGCAGACAGCTATCTGTTTGCGAATGCAACTGGTGTAGGTATGAAACCATTGGAAGGACAGATGGTAATTCCTGATGCAAGTTATCTTCGTCCAAACTTGATCGTAACAGATGTTGTATATATGCCTACAAAGACGAAACTTTTAGAAGTTGCGGAAGAAGTTGGCTGTCCATGTATGAATGGATTAGGTATGATGTTATACCAGGGTGCTGCTGCATTTAAAATGTGGACAGGAGAAGATATGCCAATTGCATACATGAAAGAAATTTTACATATTGAGGATTAA
- the tenA gene encoding thiaminase II, with product MIERLLKVTENIWKQYYSHPFVKGIQDGTLDKEKFRYYIIQDYLYLEEYAKVFAIGLAKAKSLSTTRLFSGYIDTLTGGEMDIHRGYMGKFEVSKEELDKTSRSLDNLSYTSYMLRVAYEEGEVEILTAILSCAYSYEVIAKNMIKNNPSCIDNAFYGEWIKGYASKTYEEENILLINTLNQLTLEYTEEQKKHLEDIFISCSRYELAFWEMAWKN from the coding sequence ATGATAGAACGTTTATTAAAAGTTACAGAAAATATCTGGAAACAGTATTATAGTCATCCATTTGTGAAAGGAATCCAAGATGGTACTTTAGATAAAGAAAAGTTTAGATATTATATTATACAAGATTACCTCTATTTAGAAGAATACGCCAAAGTATTCGCAATTGGATTAGCAAAAGCAAAAAGTTTAAGTACAACAAGACTATTTTCAGGATATATTGATACTTTAACAGGTGGAGAAATGGACATCCATAGAGGTTATATGGGAAAATTTGAAGTATCGAAAGAAGAACTGGATAAAACATCTCGCTCATTGGATAATCTTTCATATACATCTTATATGCTTCGTGTTGCTTATGAAGAAGGAGAAGTTGAAATTCTAACAGCCATTCTATCGTGTGCCTATAGCTATGAAGTCATTGCGAAAAATATGATTAAGAATAACCCGTCTTGTATTGATAATGCGTTTTATGGAGAATGGATAAAAGGGTATGCTAGTAAGACTTATGAAGAAGAAAATATACTTTTGATAAATACTTTAAATCAATTAACATTGGAATATACAGAAGAACAGAAAAAACATTTAGAAGATATTTTTATATCCTGTTCAAGATATGAACTTGCTTTCTGGGAAATGGCATGGAAAAATTAG